The genomic region GCGGCCGTCGTCGACGAGCGTGGGCAGGTCCACGCCGTCCCCCTGGTCCTGCCCGAAGGTGTCGTAGAGGACGACGTCGACCTCGGAGCGCACCTCGGCCCCCGTGACGATCTCGACCACGCGCACCCGGTCGGCGTACGGCTCGAGGACGGCCGCGACCCCCGCCACCACGATCGGGTGGTCGTTGACGATGGCGACCCGCACGGGCACCCCGACGACTGTCATGGCGCCGATCGTATTTCACCCGGCCGGAGGGTGCCCGCCCCTCGAGGCGATACTTAACCTTGGGCCACGAGCGTGAGGGGCGAGATCTTTGCCGCAGTCCTGGCAGCAGCACCCGGAGTGGGGCCGGGTCCCGACCCTGGATCCGCGCTCGATCCCCGACCGGTGGCACCGCCTCGTGGTCGTCTCGGCCCACCCCGACGACGAGAGCCTGGGGGTGGGCGGCCTGATCGCCACGGCGCACCGGGCCGGGCTCGAGGTGTACGTCGTGCTGCTCACCGCGGGTGAGGCCTCCCACCCGCCGGGCCGCGAGGTGTCGCGGCACGCCCTGGCCACCGAGCGGCTGGCCGAGATGGACCGTGCCGTCGGGCTGCTGGCGCCCGGCACACCGGTCGTGTTCCTGGGGGCACCCGACGGCGGGGCCGCCGACGTCGAGGACCAGATGGTGGTCGCGCTCGGTGACATCGTCGGCGACGGCGCGGGCACCCTGCTGGTCGCCCCCTGGCGCCACGACGGCCACCCCGACCACGAGGCGGCCGGGCGCGCGGCCGCGCAGGTCGCGCGCAGCAGCGGCGCCTGGTTGGCCGAGTACCCGTTGGTGATGTGGCGGCTGGGCGAGCCCGACGCGGCCCCGTGGGAGCAGATGGTGCGTCTCGAGCTCGCGCCGCAGCTGCGCGAGACCAAGCTCGACGCGATCAGGGCGCACGCCAGCCAGCTGCGCGCCCTCTCCCCCGACGACCCCCCGGCCCTGTCCGGGCCGATGCTGGCGCACTTCACGGGCCACGCCGAGCACCTGGTGCTCACCCCGGCCGAGGCGGACGCGCTCGACCCGGACGACGACGGGCTGCGCCAGCGGGCCTGAGCCCCCGGCTTCTCAGCCCTGGTGGGCGTCGATCTCGCCCAGGAGGCGTGCGGCGACGTCGGCGGGCGCGAACGACGCGTGCACCGAGGCCCGGGCCAGGTCGCGCACGCCCTCCTCGTCGAGGTCGAGCAGCCCGGCGGCGATGACGTACTCGTTGTTGAGCGTGGTGCCGAACATCGACGGGTCGTCGGAGTGCACGGTGACCGTCACGCCGGCGTCGCGGAACGCGCGGATGGGGTGCTCGTCGAGCGCGGCCACGGCCCGCGTGGCGATGTTGGACGAGGGACACACCTCGAGCGGCACGCCGGTGTCGGCGAGGTGGCGCAACAGCTCGGGGTCCTCGGCGGCCGAGGTGCCGTGCCCGATCCGCTCGGCGCCGAGCAGGGTGAGCGCGTCCCAGACCGTCTGCGCGCCGGTGGTCTCGCCGGCGTGCGGCACGCTGCGCAGGCCGGCCGCCCGCGCGGCGTCGAAGTGGGGCTGGAACTGGGGGCGGGGCACCCCGATCTCGGGTCCGCCGAGGCCGAAGCCCACCAGCGCGTCGGTGCGGTGCTCGAGCGCGTACTCCAGCGTCTTCTCCGCGGCGGGCAGGCCCGCCTCGCCGGGGATGTCGTAGATCCAGCGCAGCACCAGACCGAAGTCGCGCTCCGCGGCGACGCGGGCGTCCTCGAGCGCCTCGGTGTAGGCCTCGATGGCCATCCCGACACCCTCCTCGTGCGGGCGCACCGAGGTGTACGGCGTGCAGGTGAG from Nocardioides salarius harbors:
- a CDS encoding adenosine deaminase, coding for MSTPGAAPEPTTGLAAFVAGLPKAELHVHHIGSASPEIVSGLATRHPGVVPSDLDELRRFFEFRDFAHFIEVYLAVVDLVRTPEDVRFLTYEVARELATGQQVRYAELTCTPYTSVRPHEEGVGMAIEAYTEALEDARVAAERDFGLVLRWIYDIPGEAGLPAAEKTLEYALEHRTDALVGFGLGGPEIGVPRPQFQPHFDAARAAGLRSVPHAGETTGAQTVWDALTLLGAERIGHGTSAAEDPELLRHLADTGVPLEVCPSSNIATRAVAALDEHPIRAFRDAGVTVTVHSDDPSMFGTTLNNEYVIAAGLLDLDEEGVRDLARASVHASFAPADVAARLLGEIDAHQG
- a CDS encoding PIG-L deacetylase family protein gives rise to the protein MPQSWQQHPEWGRVPTLDPRSIPDRWHRLVVVSAHPDDESLGVGGLIATAHRAGLEVYVVLLTAGEASHPPGREVSRHALATERLAEMDRAVGLLAPGTPVVFLGAPDGGAADVEDQMVVALGDIVGDGAGTLLVAPWRHDGHPDHEAAGRAAAQVARSSGAWLAEYPLVMWRLGEPDAAPWEQMVRLELAPQLRETKLDAIRAHASQLRALSPDDPPALSGPMLAHFTGHAEHLVLTPAEADALDPDDDGLRQRA